One Synechococcus sp. JA-2-3B'a(2-13) genomic window carries:
- a CDS encoding inositol monophosphatase family protein, translating into MLRKGRGRWGGQKVVKAEWIELAQALADAAGAVIRPLFRGELQAEYKEARSPIVTVADREAERAMRALLMAQVPEHSILGEEFGFHQTGSLYTWVLDPLDGTIAFSTGKPTFATLIALLEEDRPILGIIDQPVLRERWLGVRGQPTQWITPSHRQAVRAKANTDLSRAYLSCTTPDLFTQPDQQRCFQGLSQAVHITSYGGDGYQYGLLASGCVDLVMECGLALYDFAALVPVIEGSGGVITDWRGDPLTRTSTGEVLAAANPSLHRQALAAIQKSGIYPAK; encoded by the coding sequence ATGCTAAGAAAGGGAAGGGGCAGATGGGGTGGGCAAAAGGTGGTCAAGGCAGAGTGGATTGAACTGGCCCAGGCCCTGGCCGATGCTGCCGGAGCGGTGATTCGCCCCCTGTTTCGCGGAGAACTGCAAGCCGAATACAAAGAGGCCCGCTCCCCAATTGTGACGGTGGCCGACCGGGAGGCAGAGCGGGCCATGCGAGCTTTGCTGATGGCCCAAGTGCCAGAACACAGCATCCTTGGCGAAGAGTTTGGTTTTCACCAGACGGGATCCCTCTACACTTGGGTTCTGGATCCCTTGGATGGCACCATCGCCTTTTCCACCGGCAAGCCCACCTTTGCCACTTTGATTGCCCTCTTGGAAGAAGACCGCCCCATTTTGGGCATCATCGATCAGCCGGTGTTGCGCGAACGCTGGCTGGGGGTACGGGGACAGCCCACTCAATGGATAACCCCCTCCCACCGGCAAGCCGTCCGAGCCAAGGCCAATACCGACCTCAGCCGCGCCTACTTGAGCTGTACCACCCCTGATTTGTTCACCCAACCCGACCAACAACGGTGCTTCCAGGGGCTCAGCCAAGCAGTTCACATTACCTCCTATGGGGGCGATGGCTACCAGTACGGCCTGCTGGCCAGCGGCTGTGTGGATCTGGTGATGGAGTGTGGCCTTGCCCTCTACGATTTTGCTGCCCTTGTGCCGGTGATTGAGGGATCCGGTGGCGTGATTACCGATTGGCGAGGGGATCCCTTAACCCGCACCTCCACGGGAGAAGTGTTGGCGGCAGCCAACCCCAGCTTGCATCGACAGGCCCTGGCCGCGATTCAAAAAAGCGGGATCTACCCAGCGAAATAA
- a CDS encoding biotin transporter BioY, whose protein sequence is MRSGLLLTPLEWLWTAIGVLLTILGTLTHLSFPPGLPGLGGYSFSLQIGGVLLTACLAGPVAAVCAQIVYLGLGLAGLQVFAQGGGWQYLYQPAFGYLLGFLPGAWACGTIAFPQRDPYPPPSPLARQRAVDGKRLAGGIPDSPVGLQELGSGSLVALALVHLTGILYLLATQPWNGELLRLIGLYSGYTLPGQIIVASFVAVIALLLRRLLLL, encoded by the coding sequence ATGCGGTCTGGCTTGCTCTTAACTCCTCTGGAATGGCTTTGGACGGCGATTGGGGTCCTCCTGACCATTTTGGGCACCCTAACCCATTTGAGTTTTCCGCCCGGGCTGCCTGGGTTGGGGGGATACAGCTTTTCGCTGCAAATTGGGGGCGTGTTGCTGACGGCTTGTTTGGCGGGGCCGGTGGCGGCGGTGTGCGCCCAGATCGTCTATCTGGGGCTGGGGCTGGCAGGGCTACAGGTGTTTGCCCAAGGGGGAGGGTGGCAGTACCTATACCAGCCTGCCTTTGGCTACTTGCTGGGGTTTCTGCCAGGAGCTTGGGCCTGCGGGACAATTGCTTTTCCGCAACGGGATCCTTATCCACCCCCTTCTCCTCTGGCCCGCCAACGTGCCGTCGATGGGAAGCGGTTGGCAGGAGGGATCCCTGACTCCCCGGTGGGCCTCCAAGAGTTGGGATCCGGCAGCTTGGTGGCTTTGGCCTTGGTTCACCTGACCGGGATTCTCTACCTTTTGGCCACACAACCCTGGAATGGGGAGTTGCTGAGGTTGATAGGGCTTTACTCCGGCTATACTCTGCCGGGACAGATCATCGTGGCCAGCTTTGTTGCGGTGATAGCGTTGCTGTTGCGGCGCTTGCTGCTGCTCTGA